A single window of Metallosphaera hakonensis JCM 8857 = DSM 7519 DNA harbors:
- a CDS encoding TrmB family transcriptional regulator, with amino-acid sequence MDEELLDDLLARVSKFASVLGISRSELKIYSTLLLEGQSSARDLSKKLNISYTKIYSILNRLEDRGWIRKVGRRPVSYEAISLRDLWSNVKKMLEIRVSQLEKEFIEPLSSMIDSASAYTVTVVPPSSLKRTLIDVLNEPSKKYLIAISFPELLDEEIYQLIHSRTFTSEVKVIVQKGIKVPENPSIELKVLDNMFGSGIVTSSSVLLVIKSHESLSSIISSHRYLVDIAQVYFNHLWQQALSIGTNP; translated from the coding sequence ATGGATGAAGAACTCTTAGATGACCTTTTAGCCAGGGTAAGTAAGTTTGCCTCAGTCTTAGGTATATCTAGAAGTGAACTCAAAATTTACTCTACGCTCCTTTTAGAGGGACAAAGTAGTGCCAGAGATCTATCAAAGAAACTGAACATCTCTTATACAAAAATATACTCGATTTTAAACAGACTAGAGGATAGAGGATGGATTAGAAAGGTAGGTCGTAGACCAGTAAGTTACGAGGCAATATCCCTTAGGGATTTATGGTCAAATGTAAAGAAAATGCTTGAGATAAGGGTTTCTCAGCTGGAAAAGGAATTCATAGAACCTTTATCATCAATGATAGATTCTGCTTCCGCCTATACTGTCACGGTCGTTCCACCAAGCAGTCTAAAGAGGACCCTAATTGACGTATTAAATGAACCAAGCAAGAAATATCTCATTGCCATATCATTTCCCGAACTTCTTGATGAGGAGATTTATCAGTTAATTCATAGTAGGACGTTCACCTCTGAGGTCAAAGTGATTGTTCAAAAGGGGATAAAGGTTCCAGAGAACCCGTCTATAGAACTTAAAGTTCTTGATAACATGTTTGGAAGTGGAATCGTAACCTCTTCCTCTGTATTACTAGTGATCAAGTCACATGAGAGTTTATCTAGCATTATCTCCAGTCATAGGTACTTAGTAGACATAGCGCAAGTGTACTTTAATCATCTTTGGCAACAGGCCCTAAGTATAGGCACAAATCCTTAA
- a CDS encoding ribbon-helix-helix domain-containing protein has product MKIITVKLPEQFLEAMDELVNTGRYETRSEVIRAAIGDFIRKELWIKDQ; this is encoded by the coding sequence ATGAAAATAATAACAGTGAAACTACCCGAGCAGTTTCTAGAAGCGATGGACGAGTTAGTTAATACTGGTAGATACGAAACTCGGAGCGAGGTAATTAGGGCAGCAATAGGGGACTTTATTAGAAAGGAACTCTGGATTAAAGATCAATGA
- a CDS encoding tRNA (adenine-N1)-methyltransferase, which yields MVLREGDLAVVWIDPRRVYLVKLTPGKKLDTDKGSLSFDDVIGKEYGDAIEISKGRAFIMYPYLDYIYDGLHRPSQVLYPKDIGYMIFKSGLRPGSVVVEAGTGSGFLTISLAHFLGESGKVITYDIRDDMQERAKRNVELVGLSDRVVFKKGDVRERIEEENIDSVFLDMPDPWLVAENAYRILKPAGTIVVFVPTVDQVEKTFLSLKKCRFIDIEAVELLLREYQVKENATRPRSIGVTHTGYVITGRKSIKGSSEISE from the coding sequence GTGGTCTTAAGAGAAGGAGATTTAGCTGTAGTCTGGATTGATCCACGAAGAGTATATCTTGTTAAGCTAACTCCAGGAAAAAAGTTGGATACAGACAAAGGTTCTCTATCCTTCGACGATGTGATTGGCAAAGAATACGGTGATGCAATAGAGATAAGTAAAGGTAGAGCATTTATAATGTATCCTTATCTAGATTACATATATGATGGTCTTCATCGGCCCTCTCAGGTTCTCTATCCTAAAGACATTGGTTACATGATATTCAAATCTGGATTACGGCCAGGTTCAGTTGTAGTGGAGGCTGGTACGGGATCCGGTTTCCTTACAATTTCGCTGGCTCATTTCTTAGGGGAGTCAGGGAAAGTAATAACCTATGACATACGGGATGATATGCAAGAAAGGGCAAAGAGAAACGTGGAACTGGTCGGTTTGTCAGATAGGGTAGTCTTCAAGAAAGGAGACGTAAGAGAAAGAATAGAGGAGGAGAACATAGACTCTGTCTTTTTGGACATGCCTGACCCTTGGCTAGTTGCAGAGAACGCATATAGAATATTGAAACCCGCGGGCACTATAGTGGTTTTCGTTCCTACAGTGGATCAGGTAGAAAAGACTTTTCTTTCGTTAAAGAAATGCAGGTTCATAGATATTGAGGCGGTAGAGTTACTACTGAGGGAGTACCAAGTTAAAGAGAACGCCACCAGACCAAGAAGTATTGGTGTTACACATACTGGTTATGTGATTACAGGCAGAAAATCCATAAAAGGGAGTTCTGAAATAAGTGAATGA
- a CDS encoding V0D/AC39 family V-type ATPase subunit produces MSSTAAYISSVSRLFKSTTLTKGTINELFSSRDWKELLSILKEKGILEEIPETVEKAEILLKKRALSQLQELYNLSNSLKLAKDILAGYIYRMTLDELTSLVSAVWNKNKSNLTSLLYLKDKIEQVPSSMEEFGTLLQGTIHAQGLSFALSKSPKDLSQLNSLLEYFFIHYMNNLVEGLKGDWKMSGDSILCTYKDYYSASLAVRQKLSFGVRCRLNEDDIKDLASSKSPDDVLNVLRRTSYSKNLNLTGVYHALASFNNLARRNGRLGALNVFMGSPFNPIVAMGVAELIKLDTEDMITLVNGLKLGMLPEKLKSVVSFQLV; encoded by the coding sequence GTGAGTTCCACGGCTGCGTATATCTCATCAGTTTCACGACTTTTTAAGTCTACGACTCTCACTAAAGGTACCATCAACGAGTTGTTCTCCTCCAGAGATTGGAAGGAGTTACTTAGTATATTAAAAGAAAAAGGGATTTTAGAAGAAATTCCAGAGACTGTGGAGAAGGCCGAGATTTTACTTAAGAAAAGAGCTCTTAGCCAGTTGCAAGAATTATATAATTTGTCAAATTCGTTAAAACTTGCAAAGGATATTTTGGCAGGCTATATTTACAGGATGACGTTAGACGAACTTACCTCCCTGGTATCTGCTGTATGGAACAAGAATAAGTCCAATCTTACTTCCCTGCTATACTTAAAGGATAAGATAGAGCAGGTTCCCTCGTCGATGGAGGAATTTGGAACTCTGTTGCAGGGCACCATTCATGCACAGGGACTCTCCTTTGCGTTATCTAAAAGTCCAAAGGACCTATCTCAGCTTAATTCGCTTCTTGAATATTTCTTTATCCATTATATGAATAATCTGGTTGAGGGGTTAAAGGGAGATTGGAAGATGTCCGGAGATAGCATACTTTGCACATATAAGGATTACTATTCCGCGAGCCTCGCAGTTAGGCAGAAGCTATCTTTTGGAGTGAGATGTCGTCTAAATGAAGATGATATTAAGGATTTAGCCTCCTCGAAGTCCCCGGACGACGTATTAAATGTGTTAAGGAGGACTAGCTACTCGAAGAACTTGAATCTGACCGGGGTTTATCACGCATTGGCCTCTTTTAATAACCTTGCAAGAAGAAATGGTCGCCTTGGCGCTCTAAATGTTTTCATGGGATCTCCATTCAACCCTATAGTTGCTATGGGAGTAGCTGAACTAATAAAACTGGATACCGAAGATATGATCACCCTTGTCAATGGTCTGAAGTTGGGCATGTTACCAGAAAAACTGAAATCAGTTGTATCTTTTCAGTTGGTTTAA
- a CDS encoding aldo/keto reductase, translating into MLTRDLGLTGVKVSEIGVGMWTLVTDWWGQPEKAQQLIKRAMELGINFFDTADMYGNGKAEEILGKSLGSKRDQVVILTKIGYDFYSSPEKPKQNFDIDYLRFALKKSMERLSTDYIDVLMIHNPKMIHLTRKELLDFMHSLKSEGIARAIGVALGPTLGWEEEGLKAINMGYEALEHILNLIELYPGLNFLKYNIGHVVRVPHASDVLNEDKWPLRYDPKLHRHFKDQRWIDKAVERTRDLKSIADKKGLKLSQLALGFVLSLKNVSSVIPNITTMNELENFAKSSEILLEKADVEFLFDYYERNYRDLNQESIRETIIYK; encoded by the coding sequence ATGTTAACTAGAGACCTTGGTCTTACGGGTGTAAAGGTTTCAGAAATAGGTGTGGGGATGTGGACTTTAGTAACTGACTGGTGGGGGCAACCGGAGAAGGCCCAACAGCTAATCAAGAGGGCCATGGAGTTAGGAATCAATTTCTTTGATACTGCAGACATGTATGGCAACGGTAAGGCGGAGGAGATTCTTGGTAAGTCCTTAGGCTCAAAAAGGGATCAAGTTGTTATATTAACAAAGATAGGTTACGACTTTTATTCCTCCCCTGAGAAACCAAAACAAAACTTTGATATTGATTATTTACGCTTTGCGTTGAAGAAATCAATGGAGAGATTGTCCACAGACTACATCGATGTTCTCATGATACACAATCCTAAGATGATACATTTGACAAGAAAAGAATTACTGGATTTCATGCATTCTCTGAAGTCTGAAGGCATAGCTAGAGCGATAGGCGTGGCTCTAGGTCCAACCTTGGGCTGGGAAGAAGAGGGACTAAAGGCTATAAATATGGGCTACGAAGCCTTAGAACATATTCTTAACCTAATAGAATTATATCCTGGATTAAATTTCCTAAAATATAATATAGGCCATGTGGTTAGAGTTCCCCATGCCTCAGATGTTTTAAACGAGGATAAGTGGCCATTGAGATATGACCCTAAACTTCACAGACACTTCAAGGATCAACGTTGGATAGATAAAGCCGTTGAAAGGACCAGGGATCTCAAGAGTATCGCTGATAAAAAAGGGCTCAAACTTAGCCAATTGGCCTTAGGGTTTGTACTTTCCTTGAAAAATGTGTCCAGCGTTATACCAAATATAACAACAATGAATGAACTTGAAAATTTCGCGAAATCATCCGAAATACTCTTGGAGAAAGCCGATGTAGAGTTTCTTTTCGATTATTATGAAAGAAACTACAGAGACCTTAACCAGGAAAGCATCAGGGAGACTATAATTTACAAATAA
- a CDS encoding XTP/dITP diphosphatase, protein MKGEIKLVTGNSYKFKEFQELSKGRVKFVRVDSPKLEIQADNLEEIVRYSAVTFYSLFSGPLLVEDSGLFIKALNGFPGPYTSYVKRTLGCNGILKLMERIENREASFKSVIAYIDGDKLALFKGETEGTIALGVSGDKGFGFDPIFIPTGYTITFGEMELTEKNRISHRGKAFQEFLKFYESYL, encoded by the coding sequence ATGAAAGGAGAAATAAAACTCGTAACAGGTAATAGCTATAAGTTCAAAGAATTTCAAGAGTTATCCAAAGGGAGAGTAAAGTTCGTCAGGGTGGACTCACCAAAACTGGAGATCCAGGCTGACAACTTAGAGGAAATTGTCAGGTATTCTGCGGTAACATTTTATTCACTTTTTAGTGGCCCACTTCTTGTGGAAGATAGCGGACTTTTTATAAAGGCACTGAACGGGTTCCCAGGTCCATACACTAGTTACGTCAAAAGAACTCTCGGATGTAACGGAATTCTCAAATTAATGGAAAGAATAGAGAATAGAGAAGCCAGTTTTAAGTCCGTAATCGCCTACATTGACGGTGACAAGTTAGCCCTATTTAAGGGAGAGACTGAGGGAACAATAGCGTTAGGAGTCTCTGGTGATAAGGGATTTGGTTTCGACCCTATTTTCATTCCAACTGGGTACACCATCACCTTTGGAGAAATGGAGCTAACAGAGAAAAACAGGATCTCTCATAGGGGGAAAGCTTTCCAGGAATTTCTCAAATTTTATGAAAGTTATTTGTAA
- a CDS encoding Kae1-associated kinase Bud32, with translation MEELKLVKRGSESLIYYGVFQGIRAIYKIRSTKAYRHQLIDKKLNAERTLSEAKIMFAALLSGINTPAILFVDPGKYTIIMEYLAGPTIKDAVSTTASLEVFKEIGYMTGKMHKNEIIHGDLTTNNMILHDNQVFFIDFGLSKRSRDIEDMATEVHVFLRSLESVHPEIKDEAFSIFLDGYQEASGMKKEVLQKMEEIRMRGRYVDERRNKTRNR, from the coding sequence TTGGAGGAATTAAAACTTGTTAAAAGAGGCTCCGAATCACTGATTTACTACGGAGTTTTTCAAGGTATAAGGGCTATCTATAAGATTAGGTCTACTAAGGCTTACAGGCATCAACTGATAGATAAGAAGTTGAATGCAGAGAGAACGCTCTCCGAAGCCAAGATAATGTTCGCTGCATTGCTAAGTGGCATAAATACCCCAGCAATCCTATTTGTTGATCCTGGTAAATATACGATTATTATGGAGTATTTAGCGGGTCCTACAATTAAGGACGCCGTTAGCACAACGGCATCGTTAGAAGTATTCAAGGAAATAGGGTATATGACAGGAAAGATGCATAAAAACGAAATTATTCACGGAGATCTTACAACTAACAACATGATACTTCACGATAATCAAGTCTTCTTCATTGATTTTGGATTGTCTAAACGTTCTAGGGATATTGAGGACATGGCAACGGAAGTTCATGTTTTCCTTAGATCTCTTGAGAGCGTGCATCCTGAAATTAAGGATGAGGCATTCTCAATTTTTCTGGATGGTTACCAAGAGGCATCAGGAATGAAAAAAGAAGTGCTTCAAAAAATGGAAGAGATTAGGATGAGAGGGAGATATGTAGATGAAAGGAGAAATAAAACTCGTAACAGGTAA
- the kae1 gene encoding KEOPS complex N(6)-L-threonylcarbamoyladenine synthase Kae1: MKILGIESTAHTFGVGIAQDQPPYILANERDTFVPESGGMKPSDAARHHALLAHQILGRALNKAGITINEIDGIAVALGPGMGPTLRVGAVVSRALALRYNKKMIPVNHGIGHIEIGYLTTGAIDPLILYLSGGNTIITTFYNGKFRIFGETLDIALGNMMDTFVREVGLAPPYIVEGKHKIDICAESGSNIIDLPYTVKGEDMSYSGLLTAALRSVEKYNLSDVCLSLREIAFDMLLEATERALALTEKREIMIVGGVAASGSLRDKLEKLSNDWGVKLKVVPPSYSGDNGAMIAYAGLLGAKRGVFIDIKDSTIRPRWRIDEVEIPWRN; encoded by the coding sequence ATGAAGATTTTGGGGATAGAATCTACTGCTCATACTTTTGGAGTAGGCATAGCACAGGATCAACCGCCTTACATACTTGCCAATGAAAGGGATACTTTTGTCCCCGAGTCTGGCGGAATGAAACCGAGCGATGCAGCAAGACATCATGCTTTATTGGCTCACCAGATTCTTGGAAGAGCACTAAATAAGGCTGGGATTACTATCAACGAGATCGATGGAATAGCCGTGGCACTTGGACCAGGGATGGGTCCCACGCTTCGAGTAGGCGCAGTAGTATCTAGAGCCCTTGCCTTAAGATATAACAAGAAAATGATCCCAGTTAATCACGGTATAGGACACATAGAGATTGGTTATCTCACCACAGGTGCCATTGACCCGCTTATACTTTACTTATCTGGTGGAAATACAATAATAACCACATTTTATAATGGAAAATTCAGAATTTTTGGAGAAACACTTGACATTGCCTTAGGGAACATGATGGACACATTCGTGAGAGAAGTAGGACTTGCTCCGCCATATATTGTAGAAGGTAAGCATAAAATAGATATTTGTGCTGAGTCAGGTTCTAATATCATAGATTTACCTTATACCGTCAAGGGCGAGGACATGTCATATTCAGGTCTATTAACTGCCGCATTAAGGTCCGTAGAGAAGTATAATTTATCAGACGTATGCCTAAGCCTAAGGGAGATAGCCTTCGATATGCTCCTGGAGGCCACGGAACGGGCATTGGCACTAACAGAAAAGAGAGAAATAATGATTGTAGGTGGGGTTGCTGCTAGCGGAAGTTTGAGAGATAAACTAGAGAAATTATCTAACGACTGGGGTGTTAAGCTAAAGGTAGTCCCTCCCTCATATTCCGGTGATAATGGAGCGATGATAGCCTACGCCGGACTTTTAGGAGCTAAACGCGGCGTTTTCATTGATATAAAAGATTCGACCATAAGACCGAGATGGAGAATAGACGAGGTTGAGATACCTTGGAGGAATTAA
- a CDS encoding 30S ribosomal protein S27ae, giving the protein MAKGEQKASVRLYYEVVDGKVKLKNKKCPRCGSVMAHHMKPKERWACGKCGFTDFGAGKSKA; this is encoded by the coding sequence GTGGCTAAGGGAGAACAGAAGGCATCGGTGAGACTATATTACGAAGTTGTGGATGGTAAAGTTAAACTCAAGAATAAGAAATGTCCGCGATGCGGAAGTGTAATGGCGCATCACATGAAGCCGAAAGAGAGATGGGCTTGCGGCAAGTGCGGATTCACTGATTTCGGAGCGGGTAAGTCTAAAGCATGA
- a CDS encoding 30S ribosomal protein S24e, which yields MSQAQQIKVSDKAEALVERIQENKVIGRKEISIKVYHIGSSTPSRSDIKKAISNFIGAKEELIVVRKINTGYGAGISDAVIHVYGQKDTLEKFEPAYLLNRGLKTKAQGESSG from the coding sequence ATGTCTCAGGCTCAACAAATCAAGGTCTCTGACAAGGCTGAAGCCTTAGTTGAGAGGATTCAGGAGAACAAGGTAATTGGGAGGAAGGAAATTAGCATAAAGGTGTATCATATAGGTAGCTCCACTCCCTCTAGGAGCGATATAAAGAAAGCCATTTCGAACTTCATAGGTGCAAAGGAGGAACTAATAGTGGTCAGGAAAATCAACACTGGCTACGGAGCAGGAATAAGTGACGCCGTAATCCACGTTTATGGCCAAAAGGATACACTTGAAAAATTTGAACCTGCTTATCTATTAAATAGAGGTTTGAAAACTAAGGCTCAAGGTGAGAGTAGTGGCTAA